From Calditrichota bacterium, one genomic window encodes:
- a CDS encoding dihydrofolate reductase → MQSNIVYIATSLDGYITDRNGGLEWLDSIPNPDRLDLGWTSFMSRVDAIIMGRNTFEAVCGFDVDWPYQKPVFVLSNSLTSLGDEFKDKVKLVKGDLSNVVKNLNQEGFSQLYIDGGLTVQNFLKEDLIDEMIITIMPILLGGGVSLFKKLPKELGFEHIKTEVFLDALVQSHYRRKR, encoded by the coding sequence ATGCAATCAAATATAGTTTATATTGCTACTAGTCTTGATGGATATATTACAGACAGAAATGGCGGATTAGAATGGCTCGATTCAATTCCTAATCCAGACAGACTTGATCTTGGCTGGACAAGTTTTATGAGCCGGGTTGATGCAATTATAATGGGCCGGAACACATTCGAGGCAGTGTGTGGCTTCGATGTTGATTGGCCATATCAAAAACCGGTATTTGTTTTAAGTAATTCTTTAACTTCTTTAGGGGATGAATTCAAAGATAAGGTTAAGCTTGTTAAAGGGGACCTTTCAAATGTTGTGAAGAATTTGAATCAGGAAGGTTTTTCTCAACTTTATATTGATGGTGGTTTAACAGTTCAAAATTTTCTAAAAGAAGATTTAATTGATGAAATGATTATTACAATTATGCCAATATTGCTTGGTGGTGGAGTTTCACTATTTAAAAAGCTTCCGAAAGAATTGGGATTTGAACATATCAAAACAGAAGTGTTTTTAGATGCCTTAGTTCAAAGTCACTATCGGCGGAAGAGATAA